CACGCCGGAGCTGGCGCAAGAGGAATTGGCCGAGATGATCGGCAGCTCGCGTCCGATGGTGAGCAAATTGCTTACCGAGATGAGCGAGCGCGGGGTGATCGCGCGCCAGGGGCGGCGTTACGTCTTGCTGCGCGGAGCGGGGTTGGATCAGGCGCCGCAAATTCTGCCCCGATTGGAGTTGGAAGCGACGCCCGAACCCAGCGGTCCCTCGCGAGGCAACGAGCGGGTGGGCGGGCGAGGCTCCGCCCGCACTGCGGCCTGAGTCGTGCCTGCGCGGCCGGGCTTAAGCGGCGGGTTTGAGGGCGGCGACCGCGCGCGCCCAACGCGGGGTGGGATCAGGTTCCCAATGATAAAAGGATACCCGGTCCAGCAGCCCGCCGTAGCGATCGGCGATTGCCTGCCCGATCTGCTCCAACGGTGCGCTGATCGCGAAGGTTTCGAGCATCTCCTCGCCGA
This genomic interval from Candidatus Binataceae bacterium contains the following:
- a CDS encoding helix-turn-helix domain-containing protein — protein: TPELAQEELAEMIGSSRPMVSKLLTEMSERGVIARQGRRYVLLRGAGLDQAPQILPRLELEATPEPSGPSRGNERVGGRGSARTAA